Proteins encoded in a region of the Streptomyces violaceoruber genome:
- a CDS encoding aldo/keto reductase family oxidoreductase, with protein MSETVNTPSASLPGGTWTLGDLTVTRFGYGAMQLAGPGVMGPPADREGAIAVLREAAALGITHIDTAGAYGPRVTNRLIREALRPGPASAHIVTKVGAVRDQQGGWPPARRPEDLRHAVRENLEDLGLDALDVVNLRLGDARGPRPGSLAEPFETLVELQDQGLIRHLGVSNATAEQVAEAQAIAPIVCVQNMYNLAHRQDDELIDELAAEGIAYVPFFPLGGFTPLQSTALTAVATRLGATPMSVALAWLLRRSPNILLIPGTSSVAHLRENVAGAGLSLSAGELAELDRIGH; from the coding sequence ATGAGCGAAACCGTGAACACACCCTCCGCATCACTGCCCGGTGGCACCTGGACCCTGGGCGACCTGACCGTCACCCGCTTCGGCTACGGCGCCATGCAGCTCGCCGGCCCCGGGGTCATGGGCCCGCCCGCCGACCGCGAGGGCGCGATCGCCGTGCTGCGCGAGGCCGCCGCCCTGGGGATCACCCACATCGACACGGCCGGCGCCTACGGACCGCGTGTCACCAACCGGCTGATCCGCGAAGCGCTGCGCCCCGGTCCCGCGTCGGCACACATCGTGACCAAGGTCGGCGCGGTCCGCGATCAGCAGGGTGGCTGGCCCCCTGCCCGTCGGCCCGAGGATCTGCGTCACGCCGTCCGCGAGAACCTCGAGGACCTCGGACTCGATGCGCTCGACGTGGTCAATCTCCGGCTCGGCGACGCTCGGGGCCCCCGGCCCGGCTCGCTCGCCGAGCCCTTCGAAACCCTCGTCGAACTCCAGGATCAGGGCCTGATCCGGCACCTCGGAGTGAGTAACGCCACCGCGGAACAGGTCGCCGAGGCACAGGCGATCGCGCCGATCGTGTGCGTCCAGAACATGTACAACCTCGCCCACCGCCAGGACGACGAGCTGATCGACGAACTCGCCGCCGAGGGCATCGCCTACGTGCCCTTCTTCCCGCTGGGCGGCTTCACCCCGCTGCAGTCCACGGCCCTGACCGCCGTGGCCACCCGGCTGGGCGCGACGCCGATGTCCGTCGCCCTGGCCTGGCTGCTGCGGCGGTCGCCGAACATCCTGCTCATTCCCGGCACCTCTTCGGTGGCGCATCTGCGCGAGAACGTGGCCGGCGCGGGACTCTCGCTCTCCGCCGGGGAACTCGCCGAGCTGGACAGGATCGGCCACTAG
- a CDS encoding LysR family transcriptional regulator: MDALEIRELRYFVAVAEELHFGRAAERLGMAQPPLSRAIQQLERRLGVRLLKRNRRGVALTGAGEMLLHEGRAALDATTAAARRTRRAGGADSPGGPRNRLVLAVKAGASHELLHKLLDAYAAEPDAAEIEVLPSGTCEQEGMLRDGRADVALMHAPFNSLAGFDSEELMTEGQIAVLPAGHPLAARRTLSLADVSDIPDLPLARWSRHGTYPPGPGPEIHDQTQLAQLIALGRTVAVYPDSARAWLWAEHAAVPLTDAAPVVTHIAWPAHSSSPALAGLVRTATRL, encoded by the coding sequence ATGGACGCCTTGGAGATCCGCGAGCTGCGGTATTTCGTGGCCGTCGCGGAGGAACTGCACTTCGGTCGCGCCGCCGAGCGCCTCGGCATGGCCCAGCCACCGCTGTCCCGGGCGATCCAGCAGCTCGAACGGCGCCTTGGCGTACGTCTGCTGAAACGCAACCGCCGCGGCGTGGCCCTGACCGGCGCCGGAGAAATGCTGCTGCACGAGGGCCGTGCGGCCCTCGACGCGACCACCGCGGCCGCTCGCCGCACCCGTCGCGCCGGTGGCGCCGACAGTCCTGGCGGCCCCCGCAACCGCCTGGTGCTGGCGGTGAAGGCCGGTGCGTCCCACGAGCTGCTGCACAAGCTCCTCGACGCCTACGCGGCCGAGCCCGACGCCGCCGAGATCGAGGTGCTGCCGAGCGGCACGTGTGAGCAGGAAGGGATGCTGCGCGACGGCCGCGCCGATGTGGCGCTCATGCACGCGCCGTTCAACTCCCTCGCCGGGTTCGACAGCGAGGAGCTGATGACCGAGGGGCAGATCGCCGTGCTGCCCGCCGGGCACCCTCTCGCCGCGCGGAGGACCCTGTCACTGGCGGACGTCAGCGACATCCCCGATCTCCCGCTCGCCCGTTGGTCCCGCCACGGCACGTATCCACCCGGCCCGGGCCCGGAGATTCACGACCAGACGCAGCTGGCCCAGCTGATCGCCCTCGGACGCACCGTGGCCGTCTACCCCGACTCGGCCCGCGCCTGGCTGTGGGCCGAGCACGCCGCCGTCCCGCTGACCGACGCGGCCCCCGTCGTCACCCACATCGCCTGGCCCGCGCACAGCAGTTCCCCCGCCCTCGCCGGGCTCGTCCGCACGGCCACTCGGCTGTGA
- a CDS encoding TetR/AcrR family transcriptional regulator encodes MNEQQRARRPGGRSARVGAQVHQAVTDLISERGYGRFTVGDVADRAGVADSSIYRRWGSLETLLTDVALTRLNARSPMPDTGSLAGDLRTYAAQVAREITGPDGPAVLHLAVALSSSGLQGRRAGTDLRAERTRQLQSMLDHARDRGEPVPDALDVLDHVLAPMYIRVLFGLVPLTPDYIDGLVDRLLGDTEA; translated from the coding sequence ATGAACGAGCAACAGCGAGCCCGGCGGCCCGGCGGGCGCAGTGCCCGTGTCGGCGCGCAGGTACACCAGGCCGTCACCGATCTGATCAGTGAGCGCGGCTACGGCAGGTTCACCGTCGGCGACGTCGCGGACCGCGCGGGCGTGGCCGACAGCAGCATCTACCGCCGGTGGGGCAGCCTCGAGACCCTGCTCACCGACGTGGCGCTCACCCGCCTCAACGCGCGGTCCCCGATGCCCGACACCGGGAGCCTCGCCGGCGACCTGCGTACGTACGCGGCCCAAGTGGCCCGCGAGATCACCGGGCCCGACGGTCCGGCGGTGCTGCACCTGGCGGTCGCGCTGTCGAGCAGCGGCCTGCAGGGCCGGCGGGCGGGGACCGACCTGCGGGCCGAACGCACCCGGCAACTTCAGTCCATGCTCGATCACGCCCGTGACCGCGGCGAGCCCGTACCCGACGCGCTCGACGTGCTGGACCACGTCCTGGCCCCGATGTACATCCGCGTCCTGTTCGGCTTGGTGCCGCTCACCCCCGACTACATCGACGGGCTGGTCGACCGACTGCTGGGGGACACGGAAGCTTAG
- a CDS encoding MFS transporter: MAAPHATVGSRPDRAVLLTVTCLGQFMVLLDNTIVGAALPDMREGLHTQLTGLQWIVDAYVLLVAMLLLSGGVFADRFGRKRVYLSGVAVFTVASLLCSLAPSLGWLVVGRMLQGIGAAALSPASLALLAAAHPVPQERVRAIGLWAGISGIGLAAGPVAGGVLTDAFGWPAIFLVNLPIGVVLLLVGLRHLGESRNPGAPAIDVPGTVLSVLAVGVLTYGLIEGGARGWTSPVILGSFATAVILLAAFVAVEARRDAPMLPLRLLRQRLFTVSNTAMVVVGFALMGSSFFFSQFFVYVQGSSVLRAGLQTLPMSVAMVVVSPYAGRLAARYGFRIVVTAGLALAALGLLALGTVHADTGYGNVWWRLGLAGAGFALAMSPLTGAAIQAVSPHEGGLASGISSTTRQIGAVLGVAVLGAVVRTRQSDGTSFETGLNSAFLVAGTITAAAAVFTGLWLTRSRPAKDATSPAPAPGATPVTSPNGASTHSR, encoded by the coding sequence ATGGCCGCACCGCATGCGACCGTAGGCAGTCGGCCGGACCGGGCCGTGCTGCTCACGGTGACCTGCCTGGGGCAGTTCATGGTGCTGCTCGACAACACGATCGTCGGAGCGGCACTGCCCGATATGCGGGAGGGCCTGCACACGCAGCTGACCGGACTGCAATGGATCGTGGACGCCTACGTACTGCTGGTCGCCATGCTGCTGCTGTCCGGCGGGGTCTTCGCCGACCGGTTCGGCCGCAAGCGGGTGTACCTGAGCGGTGTGGCCGTGTTCACCGTCGCGTCGTTGCTGTGCAGCCTCGCGCCCTCACTGGGCTGGCTGGTCGTCGGCCGGATGCTGCAGGGCATCGGGGCCGCGGCGCTGAGCCCGGCCTCGCTGGCCCTGCTCGCCGCCGCCCACCCCGTGCCGCAGGAACGGGTCCGGGCGATCGGGCTGTGGGCCGGAATCAGTGGAATCGGTCTGGCCGCGGGCCCCGTCGCCGGGGGCGTACTGACGGACGCCTTCGGCTGGCCCGCCATCTTCCTCGTGAACCTGCCCATCGGCGTGGTTCTGCTGCTGGTCGGCCTGCGCCACCTCGGCGAGTCCCGCAACCCCGGCGCGCCCGCGATCGACGTCCCGGGCACGGTGCTGTCCGTGCTGGCCGTGGGGGTGCTGACCTACGGGCTGATCGAGGGAGGTGCCCGCGGCTGGACCTCCCCGGTCATCCTCGGCAGCTTCGCCACCGCGGTGATCCTCCTCGCCGCCTTCGTCGCCGTCGAAGCCCGCCGCGACGCTCCGATGCTGCCGCTGCGGCTGTTGCGGCAGCGCCTGTTCACCGTGTCCAACACCGCCATGGTCGTGGTGGGGTTCGCGCTCATGGGTTCGTCGTTCTTCTTCTCCCAGTTCTTCGTGTACGTCCAGGGCAGCTCGGTCCTGCGCGCCGGCCTGCAGACCCTGCCGATGTCCGTGGCCATGGTGGTCGTCAGCCCGTACGCGGGCCGGCTCGCCGCCCGGTACGGCTTCCGCATCGTGGTCACCGCCGGCCTCGCCCTGGCCGCCCTGGGACTGCTGGCGCTCGGCACGGTGCACGCCGACACCGGCTACGGAAACGTGTGGTGGCGGCTGGGCCTCGCCGGCGCCGGCTTCGCCCTGGCCATGTCCCCGCTGACCGGCGCCGCCATCCAAGCGGTCAGCCCGCACGAAGGCGGCCTCGCGTCCGGCATCAGCAGCACCACCCGGCAGATCGGCGCGGTGCTCGGCGTCGCGGTGCTCGGAGCCGTCGTCCGCACCCGGCAGTCGGACGGCACCTCCTTCGAGACCGGCCTCAACAGCGCCTTCCTCGTGGCCGGCACCATCACCGCGGCCGCCGCCGTGTTCACCGGCCTGTGGCTGACGAGGTCCAGGCCCGCCAAGGACGCCACGTCCCCCGCACCCGCCCCCGGCGCCACCCCGGTCACCTCCCCGAACGGGGCCTCCACGCACAGCCGTTGA
- a CDS encoding CatB-related O-acetyltransferase — protein MSPDPTTLHPLPAHERVVFLNPLVTSPNITVGEYTYYDDPDGATDFEHRNVLYAYGPERLTIGKYCAIATGTTFLMAGAEHPTMGVSTYPFTMFGGRWAEQTLDIVTAMPSRGDTVVGNDVWFGYRATVMPGVRIGDGAIIAAGAVVTADVPPYTIVGGNPARPIRQRYDAADIERLRRAAWWDWPADLVTEHARTIMAGTPADIARIATGLGRTAP, from the coding sequence TTGTCCCCTGACCCGACCACCCTGCACCCGCTGCCCGCCCACGAGCGCGTGGTGTTCCTCAACCCGCTGGTCACCTCTCCGAACATCACCGTGGGCGAGTACACCTACTACGACGACCCCGACGGCGCCACGGACTTCGAGCACCGCAACGTCCTCTACGCCTACGGGCCGGAGCGCCTCACCATCGGCAAGTACTGCGCGATCGCCACCGGCACCACCTTCCTGATGGCCGGTGCCGAGCACCCGACGATGGGGGTGTCGACGTACCCGTTCACCATGTTCGGCGGCCGGTGGGCCGAGCAGACGCTGGACATCGTCACCGCCATGCCCAGCCGCGGCGACACCGTCGTCGGAAACGACGTCTGGTTCGGTTACCGGGCGACCGTCATGCCGGGCGTACGGATCGGCGACGGCGCCATCATCGCGGCCGGCGCCGTGGTGACCGCCGACGTTCCGCCCTACACGATCGTCGGCGGCAACCCGGCCAGACCGATCAGGCAGCGCTACGACGCCGCCGACATCGAGCGGCTGCGGCGCGCGGCCTGGTGGGACTGGCCCGCCGACCTGGTCACCGAACACGCGCGCACCATCATGGCCGGAACCCCGGCGGACATCGCGCGCATCGCCACCGGGCTGGGACGGACGGCCCCTTGA